The sequence AGATTCATGAGCGATATGGGTGGTTTAAGAAAACAAATGAAGAAAACTTATGTGTTCATGTGGGCTGCCGGTCTTGGTTTAATGGGTGCACCATTTATCACAACAGGTTTCTGGAGTAAGGATGCAATCTTTGCTGCAGTCTATACATCTGGAAATGAATGGGCAATGCCATTATACATTATCGCTGTTCTAACTGCTGTTATCACTGCATTTTATACAACAAGAATGATTGGACTAGTCTTCTTTGGAAAGAAGAGTAAACACATTGAAAAAATGGAGGAAGAAGGACATCATATTCATGAAGCACCAATGTCAATGTGGATTCCATATGGAATTCTTGCAGTACTCACAATTGGAATTGGTTTGATTGGATTATCTGCTGAAGAAGGACTTCATCACTTGTTCACTGATTACTTGGAACACTCATTTGGTATTCACTCAGCACATGTAGCAAATGAAGCATCAATTTTACCTGAATTCTTGCAAGGACTTAATCCAGTTGCACTTGGTTCATCCTTGGTAGCGTTTGCTACAGGAATTGGTCTAGGTTACATATTTTATATTGGAAGATGGGTAGATCCTGTGAAATTTGTCAATTCAAATATTGTCTTCTATGCAATTCACAAACTTTTCTTAAACAGATGGTATCTTAACGCAATGGTATACTGGTGCTTTGTTGTAGCCCCTCTATGGCTTGCAAGAGGAGTTTTCCGATACTTTGAAAAGACAGCTATCGATTACGGTATGAATGCTGGAGTCCAAAAAGCAGTTGGATGGAGCGCTAAAGTCGTTCAAGGAACGCAAACTGGTGTCTCACAATCATATCTATTCGTATTTGGAGCAGGATTACTATTCGTAGTCCTGATATTATTGATATAGGAGAGATGATGAAATGTTAGAAATTACTTCAACTCCATTGGTATTAATTGCAATTTTGGGAACTGTCGGAATTCTTTTGCCAATAATCAGCATTGCAAGAAAAGAACAAGGCTCAAATTCATTTTATGCAGTAATTGCATTTGCAGCATTAATTGTATCTATGGGATATGTTGGATACCAATTTTATGCCGAAAACATTGCATCATCTGCACTATTTTCTGAAGATGTAATTGTTGATGATGCATTTGGTGGATTCTTTGCAATTGCAATGCTTATTGTTGCTATTTTCACAACTGTTGGTTCTTTCAATTATATGCGAAAGCATAACTCACCAGCAGTTTACTATTCACTAATTTTACTGGCAACAATTGGTATGGTTCTAGTTGCATATTCTACTGATTTGATAATGTTATTTGTTGCATGGGAGCTGATGAGTATTCCAACATACATCTTAGTTGGATATATGAAAAAGAATCCAAGTTCCAATGAAGCCGCTCTAAAATATTTCCTCTTTGGTGCACTGTCCTCTGCAATCATAGTTTACGGAATTTCAATTTCTTATGGATTAACTGGTTCTACAAATATTGGAGAAGTAATTCAAGGTTATTCTACACTTGATCCTTCCATGCTGCCACTTGCATTACTTTCAGTTGGAATGTTTATTGCAGGATTTGGATTCAAAATGGGACTTGTACCTTTTCATCAATGGCTTCCAGATACCTATGAGGGTGCTCCACCAACTATTACTGCACTCTTAGCTGCTGCAACCAAAAAAGCGGGCTTTGCTGCAACGATTAGAATTGTTGTTCTTGGAATGGTTGTTTTGAATCTTGATTGGACTTTAGCTCTTGGAATTATTGCAGTGATGACAATGACTATTGGAAATGTTGCTGCAATTATGCAAAAGAACATTTCAAGAATGTTGGCATATTCTAGTATTGCACATGCAGGATACATTTTGATAGGACTTGCTGTAGCACCTCATAGTTCACTTGGTTTACAAGGTTCTTTGTATCAAATTATGAATCATGCAGTAATGAAAGGTGCTGCATTTATTGCAGTTACAGGTATTATTACAACACTTGCAGTCACACATATTGATAAATTGAAGGGACTTGGAAGACGAATGCCTATCACTGCACTAGGATTAGTTATTGCATTATTTGCTTTAGCAGGAATTCCTCCACTTTCAGGATTCTGGAGTAAATTGATGTTGTTTGGTAGTGCTTTAGATGCTAGTTCTGTAATATGGTGGGCACCATGGCTTGCAATTGCAGGTGTCCTTAACAGTGCATTATCACTTGCTTACTATGGTTGGATTACAAGAAAGATGTACTTTGAAGGAGAAACCGAAAAGAGAGTTGCAGAACCAAAATCCATTATTGCTGTAATGATATTTTCAACAATCTTCTTGGTAGGATTTGGTGTATATCCAGAACCATTAATTAAATTTGTAGAGTTTGCAACTCCAGTAATTAGTTTAGGTTTTATGCCTTAAACGAAGTAAATTTAATTAAATTATCTAAATTAATTTTAGCATCGCTATCTGGAATTTTTCTTAATGCGGTTCTTGCTTTTTCTGAATACTCTTTTAACATTTCTTCCATTTTGTTAAAGACGTCTCTTGGATCAGAACTTTTTTTGATTAACAAATTGAATAACTTGTCCTCATTTTTCCAATCTAACAAATCATCTCTAATTTGATATGCAATTCCAAGATTTTTACCATATTCAGTTAATGCTTCAATTTGTTCTTCAGTTCCATTTGCAATAATTCCACCAATTCTTGCTGCAACTTGAAATGCAACTGCAGTTTTGTATTCAATTACTTTTAGATAATCATCAAATGTAACATCCTCACTAGTTTCTAATCTACCTTCAATCATTTCTCCTTCACTCATTAGCATGGCAGTGGTAGCCAAATCTTTTGTAATTCTAGCATTGTCTAATCTAGATGATATTGCAAGAATTAATCCTAAAACAAAATCTCCAGTTAGTACGCTTGTGTTATACCCATATTTTATGTGGAATGGCTCTTTTTGCCTTCTCATTGTTTCATTATCGATAATATCATCATGGATAATGGATTCCATATGAAGAAATTCAACAGCACATGATGCTGAAAGTACATTTTCATCAATTTTACCTACACTCTCTGCGGCTAAATTCAAAATTATGGGCCTAATTCGTTTTCCTCCTTCTAGGGAATATTTTAGAGGCTCAATGAACTCTGATTCGGAATAGATTCCTAATTCATTTTCTAAAGCCTGATTAATTCGCTGAATATACTTTCCATAAGTTTCAAGTAGAGGATTTATCTCGATATTTTTCCTGTCCAAGATGGCCTGATCAAAAAACTTTACCATACGTAAATAAATCTTGGTGCTCCAGCCGGGATTTGAACCCGGGATCTTTGCCTTGAAAGGGCAAAATGCTTGACCGGTCTACACCACTGGAACCCATGAAAATTATTTTTTATGACCATAAAATCTTTTGTAAACAACAAAGATTTTTTTATTGGCTCTCGTGGAGATGTATCATGAACATAATTAAGAAAATTGACGAAATGATTGAAGAAAGAAGTTTACTAAAACACCCATTTTACCAAATGTGGTCTGATGGAAAATTAACCCAGGAATCTTTGGCAGGTTATTCTAAAGAATATTTCCAACTTGTAAAAGCAGTCCCATCCTTTATGACTCCGATAATTGAAAAATCTTCTGAAGCAGTAGTTGGCGAATTAGTTGAAAACCAGCAAGAAGAATCTGA comes from Nitrosopumilus oxyclinae and encodes:
- a CDS encoding NADH-quinone oxidoreductase subunit N, giving the protein MLEITSTPLVLIAILGTVGILLPIISIARKEQGSNSFYAVIAFAALIVSMGYVGYQFYAENIASSALFSEDVIVDDAFGGFFAIAMLIVAIFTTVGSFNYMRKHNSPAVYYSLILLATIGMVLVAYSTDLIMLFVAWELMSIPTYILVGYMKKNPSSNEAALKYFLFGALSSAIIVYGISISYGLTGSTNIGEVIQGYSTLDPSMLPLALLSVGMFIAGFGFKMGLVPFHQWLPDTYEGAPPTITALLAAATKKAGFAATIRIVVLGMVVLNLDWTLALGIIAVMTMTIGNVAAIMQKNISRMLAYSSIAHAGYILIGLAVAPHSSLGLQGSLYQIMNHAVMKGAAFIAVTGIITTLAVTHIDKLKGLGRRMPITALGLVIALFALAGIPPLSGFWSKLMLFGSALDASSVIWWAPWLAIAGVLNSALSLAYYGWITRKMYFEGETEKRVAEPKSIIAVMIFSTIFLVGFGVYPEPLIKFVEFATPVISLGFMP
- a CDS encoding polyprenyl synthetase family protein, whose product is MVKFFDQAILDRKNIEINPLLETYGKYIQRINQALENELGIYSESEFIEPLKYSLEGGKRIRPIILNLAAESVGKIDENVLSASCAVEFLHMESIIHDDIIDNETMRRQKEPFHIKYGYNTSVLTGDFVLGLILAISSRLDNARITKDLATTAMLMSEGEMIEGRLETSEDVTFDDYLKVIEYKTAVAFQVAARIGGIIANGTEEQIEALTEYGKNLGIAYQIRDDLLDWKNEDKLFNLLIKKSSDPRDVFNKMEEMLKEYSEKARTALRKIPDSDAKINLDNLIKFTSFKA